A window of the Gossypium hirsutum isolate 1008001.06 chromosome A05, Gossypium_hirsutum_v2.1, whole genome shotgun sequence genome harbors these coding sequences:
- the LOC107957163 gene encoding LOW QUALITY PROTEIN: cytosolic endo-beta-N-acetylglucosaminidase 1 (The sequence of the model RefSeq protein was modified relative to this genomic sequence to represent the inferred CDS: inserted 1 base in 1 codon), with protein MLRLLYFLRLFKTRRTLLYLHNFFTSILKPITNLIAKIMPNQSDDHNSDPPPPPFDPSKPSIPISYPINSLEDLDSASYFTSFHYPFNKSTVPLHPPIXALPPRPRLLVCHDMQGGYVDDKWIQGGHNSGAYAIWHWYLIDVFVYFSHNLVTLPPPCWTNTAHRHGVKVLGTFITEWDEGAAICKKLLSTKESAHKYAERLAELAVALGFDGWLLNLEVKVDIGQIPNLKEFVSHLTQTMHSSLPGSLVIWYDSVTIDGELSWQNQLNEKNKPFFDISDGIFINYTWKEAYPKLSARVAGDRKFDVYLGIDVFGRGTFGGGQWTTNVALDVIKKDDVSAAVFAPGWVYETKQPPDFQTAQNRWWALVEKSWGIVQNYPKVLPFYSNFDQGRGNHISIDGAEVLSTQWNNISSQSFQPFLECVDDPTSNTIDVRVDCSEVSFSGGGNLTFKGTLEAKAYVSTRLFLGELFMGGLPVRFTYSVKSEGNSQVGLSLEFSSEMEGKKKLLLASQETNQFSSKFDETIVLHQPTKSETAPGWVIQESNISMNGYTLTEIRAICYRKQPENSEHKSEARSKTTQDPAEYFAVLGHISISTSVQNTEFPPSTSWIVEGKDVEWGGSQGPKTLSLKISWKLKDGWSSRFPRYNIYVEKLKKQAVRPQGRKLEIPALAPPNARNGKTEVAGEYLGESQVEAFYVSDFIIPSAISSLKYIIQPCDSGGASQVLDDAPFFQFNVEGQ; from the exons ATGCTTCGCCTCCTCTATTTTCTCCGTCTCTTTAAAACCCGTAGAACTCTCTTATATCTCCACAATTTCTTCACTTCAATCCTCAAACCCATCACCAATCTCATCGCAAAAATCATGCCCAATCAATCCGATGACCACAACTCCGATCCCCCACCACCACCCTTCGACCCATCAAAGCCCTCCATTCCCATCTCTTACCCCATCAACTCCCTTGAAGACCTTGACTCCGCTTCTTACTTTACTTCTTTTCACTACCCTTTTAATAAATCCACTGTTCCTCTCCATCCCCCAA CAGCTTTGCCTCCAAGGCCCAGGCTTTTGGTTTGCCATGACATGCAAGGTGGCTACGTCGATGATAAGTGGATCCAGGGTGGCCATAATTCCGGCGCTTACGCCATCTGGCACTGGTATTTGATcgatgtttttgtttatttttctcatAATTTGGTCACCCTGCCTCCTCCTTGTTGGACCAATACTGCTCATAGGCATGGAGTTAAG GTATTGGGGACATTTATCACAGAATGGGATGAAGGCGCAGCTATTTGCAAGAAGCTGCTTTCCACTAAAGAGTCTGCTCACAAGTATGCTGAACGCTTGGCAGAGCTCGCTGTTGCTTTAGGCTTTGATGGATGGCTG CTCAATTTGGAGGTTAAAGTGGACATCGGCCAAATTCCTAATCTGAAAGAATTTGTTAGCCATTTAACTCAGACTATGCACTCCTCCCTTCCTGGATCTTTGGTTATATG GTATGACAGTGTGACAATTGATGGAGAACTTAGCTGGCAAAACCAACTGAATGAAAAGAATAAACCTTTCTTTGATATTAGTGATGGAATCTTCATTAACTATACATGGAAG GAGGCCTACCCTAAgctttcagcaagagttgctggTGATAGAAAGTTTGATGTCTATTTGGGGATAGATGTATTTGGAAGGGGAACATTTGGTGGTGGCCAATGGACT ACAAATGTTGCACTTGATGTGATAAAGAAGGATGATGTCTCAGCTGCCGTATTTGCTCCTGGATGGGTTTAtgaaacaaaacaaccccctgATTTTCAGACTGCTCAAAATCG TTGGTGGGCTCTAGTTGAGAAATCATGGGGAATTGTACAAAATTATCCTAAAGTATTGCCATTctactcaaattttgatcag GGTCGTGGTAATCATATTTCCATCGATGGAGCAGAAGTATTAAGCACTCAATGGAACAACATTTCTTCACAATCCTTTCAG CCTTTCCTTGAGTGTGTTGATGATCCTACCTCAAACACCATTGATGTCCGCGTTGA CTGTAGTGAAGTATCATTTAGTGGAGGAGGAAACCTCACATTTAAAGGAACTCTTGAGGCCAAAGCTTATGTCTCAACCAGACTCTTTTTAGGAGAGCTTTTTATGGGTGGCTTGCCTGTTCGTTTCACATATTCT GTAAAATCAGAAGGTAACTCTCAAGTGGGTCTTTCTCTTGAATTCTCTTCTGAAATGGAAGGAAAAAAGAAGTTGCTTCTTGCATCCCAGGAGACAAACCAATTCTCTAGCAAATTCGATGAAACGATTGTGCTACATCAACCTACAAAATCAGAAACGGCTCCAGGATGGGTTATACAAGAGAGCAACATTTCAATGAATGGATACACATTAACAGAAATCCGCGCCATATGCTACAGGAAACAACCAGAGAACAGTGAACATAAATCAGAAGCTAGATCAAAAACCACCCAGGATCCAGCAGAATACTTTGCTGTGCTTGGACACATTAGCATATCAACTTCGGTACAGAACACAGAATTTCCTCCATCAACTTCCTGGATCGTTGAGGGTAAGGATGTGGAATGGGGAGGTTCTCAAGGTCCAAAAACCCTCAGTCTTAAGATCAGCTGGAAATTGAAAGATGGATGGAGTAGCCGTTTCCCAAGATACAATATCTATGTTGAGAAACTAAAGAAACAAGCAGTGAGACCCCAAGGAAGAAAGCTAGAGATCCCTGCTCTAGCACCACCCAATGCTCGGAATGGCAAAACTGAAGTCGCAGGGGAGTACCTTGGAGAATCACAAGTTGAAGCCTTCTATGTATCTGACTTTATCATCCCTTCTGCCATTTCAAGCCTCAAGTATATTATTCAACCATGTGATTCTGGTGGTGCTAGCCAAGTTCTTGATGATGCcccattttttcaatttaatgttGAAGGTCAATGA